The following proteins come from a genomic window of Pyxidicoccus sp. MSG2:
- a CDS encoding gluconeogenesis factor YvcK family protein: MMGMDLDSSLPDGWEDTRRRLEQERERNELLQPQVERPTRIVAIGGGTGLPMVLRGLARRALPRPGDPGVDITAVVAMSDDGGSSGRLRRLHGALPPGDIRNCLVALAGGKNALKDVFQFRFGGARGLAGHAVGNLLIAALAELKGDFLEAVRMSGELLGSRGQVLPSTLSSVQLVAQMHDDTEVVGERNICRAHGRVRRVSLSPRSPPPVEGLLEAIYTADLVAIGPGSLYSSVLPNLLVDGVSQALKETRALKVMVSNLMTQPGETDGMTCLDHVQAVIDHVGPVLDAVLVNGTSPSDESMKRYARRGSFVVPVDRRDLIAAGVVPVQADLLKEGSRIRHDSRKVASCLLKMARSGL, encoded by the coding sequence ATGATGGGGATGGACTTGGATTCGTCGCTCCCGGATGGCTGGGAGGACACGCGTCGCCGGCTGGAGCAGGAGCGCGAGCGCAACGAGCTTTTGCAGCCCCAGGTGGAGCGGCCCACGCGCATCGTCGCCATTGGCGGCGGGACGGGGCTGCCCATGGTGCTCCGCGGCCTGGCCCGGCGCGCGCTGCCCAGGCCCGGAGACCCGGGCGTGGACATCACCGCGGTGGTGGCCATGAGCGACGACGGGGGCAGCTCGGGCCGGCTTCGCCGCCTGCACGGGGCGCTGCCTCCGGGCGACATCCGCAACTGCCTGGTGGCGCTCGCGGGTGGGAAGAATGCGCTGAAGGACGTCTTCCAGTTCCGCTTCGGCGGGGCGCGCGGCCTGGCCGGGCACGCGGTGGGCAACCTGCTCATCGCCGCGCTGGCGGAGCTGAAGGGGGACTTCCTGGAGGCGGTGCGCATGTCCGGCGAGCTGCTGGGCTCGCGGGGGCAGGTGCTGCCCTCCACGCTGTCCTCGGTGCAGCTGGTGGCGCAGATGCATGACGACACGGAGGTGGTGGGCGAGCGCAACATCTGCCGAGCCCACGGCCGCGTGCGTCGGGTGTCGCTCAGCCCGCGCTCGCCTCCGCCGGTGGAGGGGCTGCTGGAGGCCATCTACACCGCGGACCTCGTCGCCATTGGCCCGGGCTCGCTCTACTCGAGCGTGCTGCCCAACCTCCTGGTGGACGGCGTGTCCCAGGCGCTGAAGGAGACGCGCGCGCTGAAGGTCATGGTGTCCAACCTCATGACACAGCCGGGGGAGACGGATGGCATGACGTGCCTGGACCACGTGCAGGCCGTCATCGACCACGTGGGCCCGGTGCTGGACGCGGTGCTGGTGAATGGCACCTCGCCCTCGGACGAGTCCATGAAGCGTTATGCGCGGCGTGGCTCCTTTGTCGTCCCGGTGGACCGCCGCGACTTGATTGCCGCCGGCGTGGTGCCGGTCCAGGCCGACCTCCTCAAGGAGGGGTCCAGGATCCGACACGACAGCCGCAAGGTTGCCTCCTGCCTCCTGAAGATGGCCCGCAGCGGCTTGTAG
- a CDS encoding CpsD/CapB family tyrosine-protein kinase: protein MDQTMERAGNFLPRVDDNATGGNVVDRRVVTLTAPASAAAEQYRSLYYRLERMRDLRPMKVVALTSAMPGEGKTVTSVNLALAAARANPERRILLVDSDLRRGGVAAMLGMRNKTGLAELLAGDCEVRDVVRRFNSTRLAIIPAGATPEEPTQVLASARMKQFLKAVREGFDEVYVDLPPTLPFADAAILGHQVDGVLMVIRANVTPGKSVHQAVESLGGAPILGCVLNGAETQATPYLKNYEKK from the coding sequence ATGGATCAGACGATGGAGCGGGCGGGCAACTTCCTCCCCCGAGTGGATGACAACGCGACGGGTGGGAATGTGGTGGACCGTCGCGTGGTAACGCTGACGGCACCGGCTTCGGCGGCCGCGGAGCAGTACCGCAGTCTTTATTACAGACTGGAGCGGATGCGGGATTTGCGGCCGATGAAGGTGGTGGCGCTCACCTCGGCCATGCCCGGCGAGGGCAAGACGGTGACGAGCGTGAATCTGGCGCTCGCCGCGGCCCGGGCGAACCCGGAGCGCCGCATCCTGCTGGTGGATTCGGACCTGCGCCGGGGCGGCGTGGCGGCCATGCTGGGCATGCGCAACAAGACGGGCCTCGCCGAGCTGCTGGCGGGGGACTGTGAAGTGCGGGACGTGGTGCGGCGCTTCAACTCCACGCGCCTGGCCATCATCCCCGCCGGCGCCACGCCGGAGGAGCCCACGCAGGTGCTGGCCAGCGCAAGGATGAAGCAGTTCCTCAAGGCCGTGCGCGAGGGCTTCGACGAGGTGTACGTGGACCTGCCGCCGACGCTGCCCTTCGCCGACGCGGCAATCCTGGGTCACCAGGTGGACGGGGTGCTGATGGTCATCCGCGCCAACGTCACGCCGGGCAAGTCGGTGCACCAGGCGGTGGAGAGCCTGGGCGGCGCGCCCATCCTCGGGTGCGTGCTGAACGGCGCGGAGACGCAGGCGACTCCGTACCTGAAAAACTACGAGAAGAAGTAG
- a CDS encoding GumC family protein — translation MEEERNMERGMTADQLLAALWRRKALVGAIAAAVFAVGAAIVMTRPSMYDASVVVRVEPQRPGEEMVQRTVSELIEQRLLTVRQELLARPVLQKAIEEMNLYPDIVSEKGMESAVAQMRKDLTVRVEGDTAFELTYSNRDPQVAAQVANRLPDIFSAETLKIRQTQAARATELFNDEMVNLGGAVSSWERKISQFKVDHLGELPEQMEMNMRGLERVSQLMQTKSEELRAAEARRSDLARARNAVDSEAGRLEAAENGLTRALVNARTQWTDDHPEIKRLSSELDTMTNKRKDAEGRLWAERAERTRVAQLIESVQKDIVDLQKQAEVYQSRLTNTPRWAHELAVMNRDYEITRTKYQSVVSRKVEAELAQELEAKSAKSLFNVISPAGVPGVPARPDRMTGMLVALLVALGLGVLTGAVLEMRDDSLRDGSEVRERLTLPVLAVVPDMQGKTERRILMPASGARNSVSSPTSLN, via the coding sequence ATGGAGGAGGAGCGGAACATGGAGCGAGGGATGACGGCGGACCAGCTGCTGGCTGCCCTGTGGCGCCGCAAGGCCTTGGTGGGAGCCATCGCAGCGGCCGTTTTCGCGGTGGGCGCGGCCATCGTGATGACGCGGCCGAGCATGTACGACGCGTCGGTGGTGGTCCGCGTGGAGCCGCAGCGGCCGGGCGAGGAGATGGTGCAGCGCACGGTGAGCGAGCTCATCGAACAGCGGCTGCTCACGGTGCGGCAGGAGCTGCTCGCCCGCCCCGTGCTGCAGAAGGCCATCGAGGAGATGAACCTCTACCCGGACATCGTGTCCGAGAAGGGCATGGAGTCCGCGGTCGCCCAGATGCGCAAGGACCTCACGGTGCGCGTGGAGGGTGACACGGCCTTCGAGCTCACCTACTCCAACCGCGACCCGCAGGTGGCCGCGCAGGTGGCCAACCGGCTGCCGGACATCTTCTCCGCGGAGACGCTGAAGATCCGCCAGACGCAGGCCGCGCGTGCCACGGAGCTGTTCAACGATGAGATGGTCAACCTGGGCGGCGCCGTCTCGTCCTGGGAGCGCAAGATCTCCCAGTTCAAGGTGGACCACCTGGGCGAGCTGCCCGAGCAGATGGAGATGAACATGCGCGGCCTGGAGCGCGTGTCCCAGCTCATGCAGACCAAGTCCGAGGAGCTGCGCGCCGCCGAGGCCCGCCGCTCCGACCTGGCCCGCGCCCGCAACGCGGTGGACAGCGAGGCCGGCCGGCTCGAGGCCGCGGAGAACGGCCTCACCCGCGCCCTGGTCAACGCCCGCACCCAGTGGACGGATGACCACCCTGAAATCAAGCGGCTGTCCTCGGAGCTCGACACCATGACGAACAAGCGCAAGGACGCGGAAGGCCGGCTGTGGGCCGAGCGCGCCGAGCGCACCCGGGTGGCCCAGCTCATCGAGTCCGTCCAGAAGGACATCGTCGACCTGCAGAAGCAGGCCGAGGTCTACCAGTCGCGGCTCACCAACACCCCGCGCTGGGCGCACGAGCTGGCGGTGATGAACCGCGACTACGAAATCACCCGCACCAAGTACCAGAGCGTGGTGAGCCGCAAGGTGGAGGCCGAGCTGGCGCAGGAGCTGGAGGCCAAGAGCGCCAAGAGCCTCTTCAACGTCATCTCCCCGGCCGGCGTGCCGGGGGTTCCGGCCCGGCCGGACCGCATGACGGGCATGCTCGTCGCGCTGCTGGTCGCCCTCGGCCTGGGTGTCCTCACCGGCGCGGTGCTCGAGATGCGCGACGACAGCCTGCGCGATGGCAGCGAGGTGCGTGAGCGCCTCACCCTGCCGGTGCTGGCGGTGGTCCCGGATATGCAAGGCAAGACGGAGCGGCGGATTCTGATGCCGGCTTCGGGGGCTCGAAACAGCGTGTCTTCCCCCACGTCGTTGAACTGA
- a CDS encoding amylo-alpha-1,6-glucosidase, with translation MTPDHLSPALPRLGFEWPEGPDFIEELHNEWLITNGRGGYASGTLVGCNTRRYHGLFIPTLEKRGRTVLLARLVEHADVGGKTYRLDSEERADGTTHEDGALHLRSFHLDGLVPVWEYQLGPARLRRKLLMTHGENTVFIAWEHVSGPEVSLRLRPFPVDRPHDRPIPSRHLEATVVLRGSQVELRIANDVPPVRLRMYGSHASPFVGLEQTSAVQLYRVEKARGYEHTEVQHSPGYFDCRVAPGETLALGITTDAVSCLERDPTEVFALELERERRLIARAPPAARTGVPARLVLAADPFIIAPMRSADDAWARSMGQDARSVIAGYHWFTDWGRDTMISLDGLTLCTGRFHEAAAILRTFQHYVRDGLIPNYFPDGESEGVYHTADATLWFFHAVDRYLASTKDEVLLRDIFPTLRSIIEHHQQGTRFNIGVDPADGLLRQGADGYQLTWMDAKVDGWVVTPRRGKAVEINALWFNALRLMATWAERLGHDARPYLAAAEKAHGSFNRRFWNEKLQCLFDVVDGEHAKEDTAIRPNQVFAISLTHPVLHRERWEPVLEVVRRDLVTPVGLRSLAPGHPDYKENYDGDLRARDAAYHQGTVWGWLIGHYVDATLKVNPDVQAARALLRGLEEHLLHTGIGQISEIFDATAPFRPRGCIAQAWSVAEALRVFTKTHVT, from the coding sequence GTGACTCCGGACCACCTCTCCCCTGCCCTCCCCCGCCTCGGCTTCGAGTGGCCCGAAGGCCCGGACTTCATCGAGGAGTTGCACAACGAGTGGCTCATCACCAACGGCCGCGGCGGCTACGCGTCCGGCACGCTGGTGGGCTGCAACACGCGCCGCTACCACGGCCTGTTCATCCCCACCCTGGAGAAGCGCGGCCGCACGGTGCTGCTGGCCCGGCTGGTGGAGCACGCGGACGTGGGCGGGAAGACGTACCGGCTCGACTCCGAGGAGCGCGCGGACGGCACCACGCACGAGGACGGGGCGCTGCACCTGCGAAGCTTCCACCTCGACGGCCTGGTTCCCGTCTGGGAGTACCAGCTCGGCCCGGCGCGCCTGCGGCGCAAGCTGTTGATGACGCACGGCGAGAACACCGTCTTCATCGCCTGGGAGCACGTTTCCGGGCCGGAAGTCTCCCTGCGGCTGCGCCCCTTCCCCGTGGACCGTCCGCACGACAGGCCCATTCCCTCCCGCCACCTCGAGGCCACCGTCGTCCTCAGGGGCTCGCAGGTGGAGCTGCGGATTGCGAACGACGTGCCGCCCGTGCGCCTTCGAATGTACGGCAGCCACGCCTCGCCCTTCGTGGGCCTGGAGCAGACGTCCGCCGTGCAGCTGTACCGCGTGGAGAAGGCACGGGGGTATGAGCACACGGAGGTGCAGCACTCCCCGGGCTACTTCGATTGCAGGGTGGCGCCGGGCGAGACGCTCGCGCTGGGCATCACCACGGACGCCGTGAGCTGCCTGGAGCGCGACCCGACCGAGGTCTTCGCGCTGGAGCTGGAGCGTGAGCGACGGCTCATCGCTCGCGCACCACCCGCCGCACGGACCGGAGTGCCCGCGCGGCTGGTGCTGGCAGCAGACCCGTTCATCATCGCCCCGATGCGCTCCGCGGACGACGCGTGGGCGCGCTCCATGGGCCAGGACGCGCGCAGCGTCATCGCCGGCTACCACTGGTTCACCGACTGGGGCCGGGACACGATGATTTCGCTCGACGGCCTGACGCTGTGCACGGGCCGCTTCCACGAGGCGGCCGCCATCCTCCGCACCTTCCAGCACTACGTGCGCGACGGCCTCATCCCCAACTACTTCCCCGACGGCGAGAGCGAGGGCGTCTACCACACGGCCGATGCGACGCTGTGGTTCTTCCACGCGGTGGACCGGTACCTGGCGTCCACGAAGGACGAGGTGCTGCTGCGCGACATCTTCCCCACGCTGCGCTCCATCATCGAGCACCACCAGCAGGGCACGCGCTTCAACATCGGCGTGGACCCGGCGGACGGGCTGCTCCGGCAGGGCGCGGACGGCTACCAGCTCACGTGGATGGACGCGAAGGTGGATGGCTGGGTGGTGACGCCACGGCGGGGCAAGGCGGTGGAGATCAACGCCCTGTGGTTCAACGCCCTGCGGCTGATGGCCACCTGGGCGGAGCGGCTGGGACACGACGCGCGGCCCTACCTCGCGGCGGCGGAGAAGGCCCACGGCAGCTTCAACCGCCGCTTCTGGAACGAGAAGCTCCAGTGTCTCTTCGACGTGGTGGACGGCGAGCATGCGAAGGAGGACACGGCCATCCGCCCCAACCAGGTGTTCGCCATCTCCCTGACGCACCCGGTGCTGCACCGCGAGCGATGGGAACCCGTGCTGGAGGTGGTGCGGCGCGACCTGGTGACGCCGGTGGGCCTGCGCAGCCTGGCGCCGGGGCATCCGGACTACAAGGAGAACTACGACGGTGATCTACGCGCGCGGGACGCGGCGTACCACCAGGGCACAGTGTGGGGCTGGCTCATCGGCCACTACGTGGACGCGACGTTGAAGGTGAACCCGGACGTCCAGGCGGCGCGCGCGCTACTTCGAGGCCTGGAGGAGCACCTGCTGCACACAGGCATCGGGCAGATCAGCGAAATCTTCGACGCCACCGCGCCCTTCCGGCCGCGCGGCTGCATCGCCCAGGCGTGGAGCGTGGCCGAGGCGCTGCGCGTGTTCACGAAGACGCATGTGACGTGA
- the exoE gene encoding polyisoprenyl-phosphate hexose-1-phosphate transferase ExoE, whose protein sequence is MLRVFHHYFSAKKLTFFLAESSAIALACVMGAAACAALFAPAGTRPPLSEMWPTLLGLGASFVVTFQFTLYLLDLYDLRVAAEDRVRGYRFLKAAGVTAMVAGVVMLVVPLVLPVMLPPGTLLGGAMGALAGTLMVRVSIRALVGAPDTVLLVGDGLKARAVASAIEAGGEGSYRVVGLVDPRGTAEPLEQMASRLNASYVVQAADDMRGANWVESLLSCRLQGRRVYEAAGFCERVLRRIPVQFLRASDFAFADELTVSPLRRSLKRGFDILVASLLLLAASPFLLIVAVAIKLDSKGPIFYQQERTGLAGSTFHLWKFRSMRTDAEKDGAVWARANDDRVTRVGRFIRRTRIDEIPQVFNVLMGEMSFVGPRPERPVFVEQLKQEIPFYGLREAVKPGLTGWAQIRYPYGASVEDARNKLEFDLYYVKNGSLFLDVGIIFHTVRHVLLGRGAR, encoded by the coding sequence GTGCTCCGCGTTTTTCACCACTATTTCTCTGCAAAGAAACTGACTTTCTTCCTCGCCGAGAGCTCGGCGATCGCGTTGGCCTGTGTCATGGGCGCGGCAGCCTGCGCGGCACTCTTCGCACCCGCGGGGACTCGTCCCCCACTTTCCGAGATGTGGCCCACGTTGCTGGGACTGGGCGCCTCGTTCGTCGTCACCTTCCAGTTCACGCTGTACCTGTTGGACCTGTATGACTTGCGCGTAGCGGCCGAGGACCGGGTGCGGGGCTACCGGTTCCTGAAGGCCGCGGGTGTCACCGCCATGGTGGCGGGGGTGGTGATGCTGGTGGTGCCGCTGGTGCTGCCGGTGATGCTGCCTCCCGGCACGTTGTTGGGCGGGGCGATGGGTGCCCTGGCCGGCACCCTGATGGTGCGGGTGTCCATCCGCGCGCTGGTGGGCGCACCGGACACCGTCCTCCTCGTGGGAGACGGCCTCAAGGCCCGCGCGGTGGCGAGCGCCATCGAAGCGGGCGGCGAGGGCAGCTACCGCGTGGTGGGCCTGGTGGACCCGCGCGGCACGGCCGAGCCGCTGGAGCAGATGGCGTCGCGGCTCAACGCGTCCTACGTCGTGCAGGCGGCGGACGACATGCGCGGGGCCAACTGGGTGGAGTCCCTGCTGAGCTGCCGGCTGCAGGGCCGCCGGGTGTACGAGGCGGCCGGGTTCTGCGAGCGGGTGCTGCGCCGCATTCCGGTGCAGTTCCTCCGGGCGAGCGACTTCGCCTTCGCGGACGAATTGACGGTGTCTCCGCTGCGCCGCTCGCTCAAGCGCGGCTTCGACATCCTGGTGGCCTCGCTGCTGCTGCTGGCCGCCTCGCCCTTCCTGCTGATTGTCGCGGTGGCCATCAAGCTGGACTCGAAGGGACCCATCTTCTACCAGCAGGAGCGCACGGGCCTGGCGGGCAGCACCTTCCACCTCTGGAAGTTCCGCAGCATGCGCACCGACGCGGAGAAGGACGGCGCGGTGTGGGCCCGGGCCAACGACGACCGCGTCACGCGGGTGGGGCGCTTCATCCGCCGCACGCGCATCGACGAGATTCCCCAGGTCTTCAACGTGTTGATGGGGGAGATGAGCTTCGTGGGGCCCCGGCCGGAGCGGCCGGTGTTCGTGGAGCAACTGAAGCAGGAGATTCCGTTCTACGGGCTGCGCGAGGCGGTGAAGCCGGGCCTGACGGGGTGGGCGCAGATTCGCTACCCCTATGGCGCCTCGGTGGAGGACGCGCGCAACAAGCTCGAGTTCGACCTGTACTACGTGAAGAACGGTTCGCTGTTCCTGGATGTGGGAATCATCTTCCACACCGTGAGGCATGTGCTTCTCGGTCGTGGGGCTCGGTAG
- a CDS encoding polysaccharide biosynthesis/export family protein, translating into MGKTSAGFWTVLGVMLLAGCAHQPNVKVDNSEQPYRIGREDVLDIAVWRDPELSRTLPVRPDGFISMPMVGELQAAGKTPTELAEALKHSLQPYVQEPRVTVIVREVNSSRVFVTGEVHNPGAYPLRGRVSLLQAIALAGGFTDFANSDGIVVIRTDSNGGQIPVRYSDLISPDGGQELFLRPGDTIVVP; encoded by the coding sequence ATGGGCAAGACGAGCGCGGGGTTCTGGACGGTGTTGGGCGTGATGCTCCTGGCGGGCTGTGCCCACCAGCCGAATGTGAAGGTGGACAACTCGGAGCAGCCCTACCGGATTGGTCGTGAGGACGTGCTGGACATCGCCGTGTGGCGGGATCCGGAGCTGTCGCGGACGCTGCCGGTCCGTCCCGACGGCTTCATCTCCATGCCGATGGTGGGCGAGCTCCAGGCCGCGGGCAAGACGCCCACGGAGCTGGCCGAGGCCCTGAAGCACAGCCTGCAGCCGTACGTGCAGGAGCCCCGCGTGACGGTGATTGTCCGCGAGGTGAACAGCAGCCGGGTGTTCGTCACCGGTGAGGTCCACAACCCCGGCGCCTATCCGCTCCGGGGTCGCGTGTCCCTCCTGCAAGCCATTGCGCTCGCGGGCGGCTTCACGGACTTCGCCAACTCGGACGGCATCGTCGTCATCCGCACCGACTCCAACGGCGGCCAGATTCCGGTGCGCTACAGCGACCTGATTTCGCCCGACGGTGGCCAGGAGCTGTTCCTGCGGCCGGGTGACACCATCGTCGTGCCGTGA
- a CDS encoding CPBP family intramembrane glutamic endopeptidase, with product MDSPSTFRRVLQHPFTRLVLCVVLSVALALLLHGLGQLLGLKRHLPGNPGVLLFSVFNATGVLLAMWLVEWGLGRRTLAQLGLGRHRAVRDFGRGLLLGLALLSTVVGILALAGWYHLVEGPPETFQDEARDALWWAAIFTAAGFFEEVAFRGIAFRLLEEWLGSASALVISSAFFGLVHGMNPNATWFATLAIALEAGVLLAAAYMLTRSLWFATGVHVAWNWTQGALFGVAVSGTDVASLLESRTEGPAAWTGGSFGAEAGGVAVLLCTTAGVLLLVYAARRGQWIPFLPRRRARREAEVPAPESAPPGLAP from the coding sequence ATGGATTCACCGTCCACCTTCCGCCGTGTCCTCCAACATCCCTTCACGCGGCTCGTGCTCTGCGTCGTGCTCTCGGTGGCGCTCGCGCTGCTGCTGCATGGGCTCGGTCAGCTCCTCGGGCTGAAGCGGCATCTGCCCGGCAACCCCGGCGTCCTGCTCTTCTCGGTGTTCAACGCCACCGGGGTCCTGCTGGCGATGTGGCTGGTGGAGTGGGGCCTCGGCCGTCGCACGCTCGCGCAATTGGGGCTGGGGCGGCACCGCGCGGTGCGTGACTTCGGCAGGGGCCTGCTGCTGGGCCTGGCGTTGCTCAGCACGGTGGTCGGCATCCTGGCGCTGGCCGGCTGGTACCACCTGGTGGAAGGCCCTCCGGAGACCTTCCAGGACGAGGCCCGGGATGCGCTCTGGTGGGCGGCCATCTTCACGGCGGCGGGCTTCTTCGAGGAGGTGGCCTTCCGGGGCATCGCCTTCCGGCTGCTGGAGGAGTGGCTGGGCTCGGCCTCGGCGCTGGTCATCAGCAGCGCGTTCTTCGGCCTCGTCCACGGCATGAATCCGAATGCCACCTGGTTCGCCACGCTGGCGATTGCCCTGGAGGCGGGCGTGCTCCTGGCTGCGGCGTACATGCTGACCCGCTCGCTGTGGTTCGCCACCGGCGTGCACGTCGCCTGGAACTGGACCCAGGGCGCGCTCTTCGGTGTCGCCGTCTCGGGCACGGACGTGGCCTCGTTGCTGGAGAGCCGGACGGAGGGGCCCGCGGCCTGGACGGGAGGCTCCTTCGGCGCGGAGGCGGGCGGCGTGGCGGTGTTGCTGTGCACCACCGCGGGCGTGCTGCTCCTGGTCTACGCGGCGCGCCGGGGGCAGTGGATTCCCTTCCTTCCCCGGCGCCGAGCCCGGCGCGAGGCCGAGGTGCCGGCGCCCGAATCCGCGCCGCCCGGACTTGCGCCGTGA